The DNA segment ATGGGTCCAACAGTTCACGAGGTTCAATTTCTTGCTCACGAGCTTGCTCTAACAATGCTTCAAGCTGCTCTAATGTGACCATTTTCTCGTATGGATAATGCGATACACCAATACGGCGAAGATAAGTTACATGCGCACCACAACCGAGCATTTCGCCTAAGTCATCGACGATAGTACGAATGTAGGTGCCTTTTGAGCAGTGCACTTCCATTTCTACTTCGTGACCTTCAAAGCGAATCAGATTGATTTCAAACACGGTGATTTTGCGCGATTCACGCGGCACTTCAATACCTTGACGTGCGTATTCATACAAAGGCTTACCTTGGTATTTCAACGCAGAGAACATTGATGGTATTTGATCTGTGGTACCACGGAATTTAGCTATGCAACGCTCAAGCAAGCCACGATCCACTTTCACTTCTCGTGTTTGCACCACTTCGCCATCAGAATCTGAAGTATCGGTACGTTCACCCAGCTTGGCGATGACACGATAACGCTTATCAGAATCTAATAAAAATTGTGAAAACTTAGTGGCTTCACCTAAGCAAATCGGCAACATGCCCGTCGCCAAAGGATCAAGCGCGCCAGTATGGCCTGCTTTCTCCGCAAAATAGATGCGTTTGACTTTCTGCAACGCATCATTCGAGCTGATGCTGGTCGGTTTATCTAATAATAAAACGCCATCAATTGGACGACCACGACGTCTACGAGCCATTACTCTTCTCCTTCGTCCTCACGACCTGCATCTTTTTTGCGTTGGTTGTCTTTGCTGACGACTTCGCTCACTAGGTTAGACATTCGCATGCCTTCTACTAGCGTATTGTCGTAAGTAAAGCGAACTTCTGGTGTTAAGCGTAGACGAATGCGTTTACCTAGCGCCATACGTACCGCGACTTCGTGCTCTTTCAGTGCTGCCAAGCTAGATTCTGGCGTTTGGTCACCCACACACAAAAAAGTCACAAACACTTTGGCGTAAGCAAGATCGCGTGATACTTCCACATCAGAAATAGTCACCATGCCGATACGTGAATCACGTACGTCACGTTGGAGGATTGAGGCTAGCTCTTTTTGTAATTGTTGTGCAACACGTTGTGCACGACTGAATTCTTTTGACATATCTTTTCTCACATCTGCGGATTCCATTTTGAATCCCTTTACAGAAAGAATGGGGAGCACGATTGGCTCCCCATGGTGTATTTAACAACCGTTCGTCAGCTAGATATTCTAGCGAAGATCATGTGTTGATTAATCAAGTGTACGCTTAACTTCAACGATTTCGAATACTTCGATTTGGTCACCAGCGCGAACATCATTGTAGTTCTTAACGCCGATACCACATTCGTAGCCGTTACGTACTTCTTGAACGTCATCTTTAAAGCGACGTAGTGATTCTAGCTCACCTTCGTAGATAACCACGTTATCACGTAGAACACGAATCGGGTTATTACGCTTGATAACACCTTCCGTTACCATACAACCTGCGATTGCACCCAGTTTAGGCGATTTAAACACATCACGAACTTCTGCAAGACCGATGATTTCTTGTTTAAACTCAGGTGCTAGCATACCGCCCATCGCTTGTTTCACTTCGTCAATCAATTGGTAGATGATTGAGTAGTAACGTAAATCTAGGTTCTCGTTCTCAACCGTACGACGAGCAGAAGCATCGGCACGAACGTTAAAGCCAAGAATGATAGCGTTAGATGCTGCAGCCAGTACCGCATCCGTTTCAGTGATACCACCTACACCTGAACCAACGATGTTCACTTTCACTTCGTCAGTAGACAGTTTACGTAGTGAGTCCGCTATCGCTTCAACAGAACCTTGTACGTCAGCTTTAAGCACAACGTTAAGCTCAGCCACTTCACCTGCTTCCATGTTAGAGAACATGTTTTCAAGTTTCGATTTTTGCTGACGAGCCAGTTTCACGTCACGGAATTTACCTTGACGGTAGTTCGCTACTTCACGTGCTTTACGCTCATCACGTACTACAGTCGCTTCATCACCTGACGTTGGTACACCAGAAAGACCTAAAATCTCAACTGGGATAGAAGGACCGGCTTCTGTGATGTCTTGACCATTTTCATCACGCATTGCACGGATACGACCGTATTCTTGACCACAAAGTACGATATCACCTTTACGCAATGTACCCGCTTGTACAAGCACGGTTGCTACTGGACCACGGCCTTTATCAAGACGTGATTCAACCACAACACCTGAAGCCATACCGTCTGTTACTGCTTTAAGCTCAAGTACTTCTGCTTGTAGCAAGATAGCTTCTAGTAGACCATCGATGTTAGTACCTTGTTTCGCAGAGATGTGAACGAACATGTTTTCGCCGCCCCACTCCTCTGGAATAACGTCGTATTGAGCAAGCTCATTCTTCACGTTATCAGGGTTTGCATCTTCTTTATCGATTTTGTTTACCGCAACAATCAAAGGGACTTCTGCAGCTTTCGCATGCTGAATTGCTTCGATAGTTTGAGGCATTACGCCATCATCTGCTGCCACCACAAGTACAACGATATCTGTCGCTTGAGCACCACGAGCACGCATTGAAGTAAACGCTGCGTGTCCAGGAGTATCCAAGAAAGTGATCATGCCGTTGTCTGTTTCAACGTGGTATGCACCGATGTGCTGAGTAATACCACCCGCTTCGCCAGACGCTACGCGGCTACGACGAATGTAATCAAGCGTTGACGTTTTACCGTGGTCAACGTGACCCATGATGGTCACAACTGGCGCACGTGGCACAGCTTCAGAAGTGTTGTCACGATCTGACAATACCGCTTCTTCTAATTCGTTTTCTTTACGCAAGATAACTTTGTGACCCATTTCTTCAGCCACTAATTGTGCTGTTTCTTGGTCGATCACTTGGTTGATGGTTGCCATTGCGCCCATCTTCATCATCGTTTTGATGACTTCCGTGCCTTTTACTGACATTTTGTTTGCCAGTTCAGAAACAACGATAGTTTCGCCGATCACAACGTCTGCTTTTGCGACTGTCGCGTTTTTATCAAAACCTTGCTGCATTGAAGTTGGTTTCGCTAATTTACCTTTACGGTTGTTACGACCACGCGCGTTGCGGCCATTGCCACCAAAACGCTCTTCTTCTGCTTTATCTTTCTTAGCTGGTTTTTTCTTTTTACGACGATTCGCTTCGCTACGACGGTCCGCTTCATCTTCAGCGTCTTGTGCGTGCTTATTCGTTGTTACGTGGTAATCTGAATCTTCAGACTCTTTGCTCTTTTGCTCTTCTTCAGACCAACGAGCTGCGTTTTCTTCCGCAAGTTTGCGTGCTTCTTCTACCAATTTTTGTGCTTCTTGTTCTGCTTTGCGTTGTGCTTCTTCTTCCTGACGACGCTTCAATGCTTCTGCTTCTTTCTTCGCAGCTTCATGTTTTGCTTTTTCTTCAGGAGAACGTTGTGAAGCGGCTTTCGCTTCTTCAGCTTTGGCTTTATCAGCTTCACGTTTCGCTTTTTCTTCAGCTTCACGCTTTGCTTTTGCCTCGGCTTCCGCTTTTGCTTTCGCTTCAGCTTCTTGCTTCGCTTTTTCTTCGGCTGCACGTTTTGCGGCTTCTTCCGCTTCACGGGCTGCTTGCTCTTCCGCTTCGCGCTTCGCTTCTTCTTCGATAGCTGAACGTTTCACGTAAGTACGTTTTTTACGCACTTCAACTTGAACTTCTTTGCTTTTACCACCACCAGCAGACACACTTAATGTGCTTTTGGTTTTGCGTTGTAAAGTCAGGCGTGTTGGCTCCGCATCGGCTGAGCCGTTACCTTTTTTAAGGTGCGCAAGAAGCTGTTGCTTCTCGGCATCAGTCACACTGTCTGTACTGGTTTTTTTAATACCAGCATCAGCAAGTTGTTCTACTAAGTGATCAACTGGCGTACCAATTTCGTCACTTAGCTGTTTCACTGTCAGTTCTGTCATACTGCTTTCTCCTTGCTGAAAATTATTCTTCGTCGCCGAACCAGCAAATGTTACGAGCGGCCATAATTAATTCACCGGCACGTTGCTCACTTAGGCCTTCAATACCTTCTAGGTCATCAGTACCTTGGTCGGCTAAATCTTCTAAAGTCACTACACCCTTAGCGGCTAATTTGAACGCCATTTCGCGCTCTAAGCCTTCTAAAGCAAGTAGGTCTTCAGCAGGCTCTAAACCTTCAAATGATTCTTCTTGTGCAAGTGCAAGCGTGGTTAACGCATCTTTCGCACGAGAACGTAATTCTTCAACGATGTCTTCATCAAGACCATCGATTTCTAGAAGTTCGTTTACTGGAACGTAAGCGATCTCTTCTAATGTTGAGAAGCCTTCTTCTACAAGCAATTCAGCAAAATCTTGCTCGATGTCTAAGTGCTTCATGAAGTTTTCGATTGCCGCACCTGATTCTTCTTGGTGTTTCTTCTTCAGATCTTCCACTGTCATGACGTTCAGTTCCCAACCAGTTAGTTGAGAGGCTAGACGTACGTTTTGACCACTACGGCCAATCGCTTGTGCTAGGTTATCAGCTTCAACCGCGATATCCATTGAGTGAGAATCTTCATCAACGATAATCGATGCAACATCAGCTGGCGCCATTGCGTTGATAACAAACTGCGCTGGGTTGTCATCCCAAAGTACGATATCAATACGCTCACCACCCAGTTCGCCAGAAACCGCTTGTACACGTGCGCCACGCATACCGACACAGGCACCAACAGGGTCAATACGACGGTCATTGGTTTTCACTGCGATCTTAGCGCGAGAGCCTGGATCACGAGCGGCTGCTTTTAGCTCAATCAGTTCTTCACCAATTTCTGGCACTTCAATGCGGAACAGTTCAATTAGCATGTCAGGCTTAGAACGTGTTAAGAACAGTTGGAAGCCACGAGCTTCTGGCTTAACAGCGTAAAGTAGGCCACGAATACGATCGCCTGGACGTAAATTTTCACGTGGAAGTTGGTCTTCACGTAAAATCACAGATTCAGCGTTGTTACCAAGATCAACAATAACGGCATCACGTGTTGCTTTCTTTACAACACCTGTAACGAGTTCGCCTTCGTTATCGATGAATTGCTCAACAATTTGAGCGCGCTCTGCTTCACGTACTTTTTGTACAATAACTTGTTTTGCCGTTTGAGTGGTAATACGGTCAAAAGTGACTGACTCAATATCATCCTCAACGTAATCACCAAGCTCGATAGATTCATCATCAAACTTCGCAGCTTCTAGTGAAATTTCTTTCGTTGGAAACTCAACTTCTTCAACCACTAACCAACGACGAAATGTTTCAAAATCACCGGTCTTACGGTCAATTTCTACGCGAACTTCAATTTCGTGCTCGCTTTTCTTTTTAGTTGCCGTAGCTAAAGCAATTTCTAATGCTTCAAAAATACGCTCACGGGGAACAGCCTTCTCATTCGAAACTGCTTCAACAACCGCTAAAATTTCTCTGTTCATGTTATCGCCTCTTCAGACTTAAAATTTTGGTATCAAGTTAGCTTTAGAAATATTACTTAAAGCAAATTGTTCTTCTTGGCCATCGACAGTAATCGTAATGATTTCTCCGTCCACAGCAGTAATAATGCCTTTCCACTTACGGCGGTTATTCATCGCCATTTTCAATACCACATTCACATCATGACCAATAAATTGTTCATAATGAGCAGGTTTGAACAAGGGACGCTCTAAACCTGGTGATGAAACTTCTAAGTTATATGCAACCGTGATCGGATCTTCTACGTCCATTACCGCACTCACTTGGCGGCTTACTTCTGCACAGTCATCCACTGTGATGCCATTTTCATGATCGATGAAAATACGTAATGTAGAGTGCTCACCCGCTCGGATAAATTCCAAGCCAACCAATTCATAACCAGAAGCCGCAACAGGTGCTTCTAATAATTCGGTTAATTGTTTTTCTAAACCAGTCATACTTCTCTCCGGAAATAAAGCTTGCTCCACATTTTCTGCACCTTGCTGATGTACATCACAGGCAACAAAACTAAGAAGTTAAGCTTAAAGCCGATCGTCCAGAAACAAAAAAAGGGCTTAAAGCCCAATTCAAACACCATGCCTTATCTGAACTTCACTTGCTGATCATTTAATCCACAAGTAAAACAGATAATAAAAAACCCCGAAATGTCGGGGTTTTTTATTGCTGGACCCTGATATTACTAAGCTATTATTTTAGCCTAGCTATGCTGAAAGTCAGCCTTTCAACATAAAAACTTGCAACAGCATATCCTAGTTAGGATTGGTTGCGGGAGCCGGATTTGAACCGACGACCTTCGGGTTATGAGCCCGACGAGCTACCAAGCTGCTCCATCCCGCGTCCGATTTTGCTTTCTATTTCTGAGCGGCATTATACGCTCTGAGATAAACTTTACAAGTTTTACACAATAATGGTGCCGAGAGGGGGACTTGAACCCCCACACCATAAGGCACTAGCACCTCATGCTAGCGTGTCTACCAATTTCACCATCTCGGCAAGATTATTCTTCGTCTTTTTTAAAAGACCTTACTGAGGAATTTCGTCGTTGCTCTTAGGAGCCGGAATTTCATCAGTAGCAACACTGTCGTTTTTATCTGTTTTTTGCTCAACACTCAAACTTGGTGCAGCAAATTTAGATTCGTGCTTAGCCGTTGACATATGACCAAGAACCAAGCTAATGATAAAAAATACTGTTGCGAAAATTGCAGTTGAACGGGTTAGGAAATTACCTGAGCCGCTAGAACCAAAAACTGTGTTTGATGCTCCAGCCCCGAACGAAGCTCCCATGTCTGCGCCTTTACCTTGCTGAATCAACACTAGGCCAATTACACCAAGCGCAGCCAGTAGATAAATCACAAGTAGAACTGTTAACATTTTTCCACCTATGTTCTAAATTTCTGAGTTATCGTACTTAAAAGCTATTTTCACAACTAAAAAACACGAATAACGCACCTCCCTAATGAGGCGGAGAGATACTAACCAAACCAATCGAGACTGACAAGTGAAAAATGGCAAAAATATCCATCTTGATGTTCAAACGATTAAAAAAGGTGCAAAAGTGCGATAAATGTGGCGATTGTTATTATAACCAAAGCCACATCAATCCACTTACTATTGCCCTAACAGTTCTCTTTTACTTTATCAGCGATCGCATGCGCTGAGCTTTCAACTAATTGCGCGTCTTCACCTTCGACCATGACACGAATCAAAGGCTCGGTTCCTGATTTGCGTAATAGCACACGTCCTTTATTACCTAATTCAGATTCAACTTGAGCAACAGAATCCAGTACTGCAGGGTTTTGTAAAGGATCGATATCGCCAGAGAAACGTACATTTACGAGCACTTGAGGGTATAAAGTCATACCGGATGCTAAAGCGTTAAGAGACAACTTGCTCCCCACGACAGATGCCAGAACTTGTAAAGCAGCAACAATCGCATCCCCTGTAGTCACTTTATCTAATAAAATCACATGACCAGAGTTTTCTGCACCAATTTTCCAGCCTTTTTCTAGCAACTGTTCCATCACATAACGGTCACCGACTTTGGCTCGAACAAATGGAATACCGAGCTGTTTTAAACCATTTTCCATGCCTAGGTTAGTCATTAGTGTACCTACTACCCCACCTTTCAATTCACCTCGACGCAGTGCGTCGCGTGCAATGATATAAGCGATTTGGTCACCATCAACTTTATTGCCAAGCTCATCAACCATGATGATACGATCACCATCACCATCGAAAGCTAAACCTAAGTCCGCTTTTTCTTCTATCACTTTTGCCTGTAGTGCTCGAACATCTGTCGCACCCACTTCTGCGTTGATGTTAGTGCCATTCGGTTCACAGCCAATTGCAATCACATCGGCCCCCAGTTCAGTAAAGACACTTGGTGCAATGTGATATGTCGCTCCATGGGCACAATCTAAGACAATTTTTAGCCCTTTTAGGCTTAATTCATTTGGAAAGGTACTTTTACAGAATTCAATGTAACGACCGGCAGCATCCACCATACGTTTTGCTTTACCCAGCATGGCCGATTCTACACATTCGATGTCTTTTTCTAACTCAGCTTCAATCGCCAGCTCAATGTCATCAGGCAGTTTTGTACCTTCCGACGAAAAAAACTTGATGCCGTTGTCATAATAAGGATTATGCGACGCTGAAATCACGATGCCCGCTTCAGCACGGAACGTTTGCGTTAAGTAGGCAACAGCAGGAGTTGGCATCGGACCGGTTAAAATTGCTTTTAAGCCAGCAGCAGCTAACCCCGCTTCAAGCGCAGATTCCAACATATAACCCGAAATGCGCGTATCTTTACCAATAATGACTTGTTTGGTTCCCTGTTTAGCTAAAACTCGGCCCGCAGCCCAACCTAGTTTTAATACGAAATCAGGCGTAATCGGGTATTGACCCACTTTGCCGCGAACCCCATCGGTACCAAAATATTTTCTTTCTGACATGAGCTGTCCTATTTATTCTTTTTAGCGTTGAATACTGTTATTACTGAGTTTTGTTCTTACTTGGTTCTGTTATTACTAAATAGTAAGTGAAAATGATAGACGTAAACAACCGAGTTTATCAGCCTTTCATATCTAGCTTTACTGGTTACTCGCGACCATTTCAAGAATTCGCATCGCATCTTGTGTTTCAACCACATCGTGCACTCGCAAAATCTGTGCTCCCTTTTGTGCGGCAATCGTGGCACAAATCACACTACCAACAACGCACTCCTTCGTCGGCTTATTCAATGCGTTGGATACCATTGATTTACGCGACATCCCCGCTAGAATTGGCAATTTGTAATGATGAAAATGCTCTAAATGGGCTAATAGTTGATAGTTATGCTCAACCGTTTTTCCAAATCCAAACCCCGGATCGATAATGATATTTTCACGATCAATTCCTGCTGCAACACACTCTTCAATTCGTCGCGTTAAAAAGGCATCTACATCGTTTAACACATCCTGGTAATCTGGATTATCTTGCATATTTTTAGGCTGACCTTGCATGTGCATGATGCACACTGGCACACCATATTCAGCAACAACGTCTAACGCCCCTGGCTCTGAAAGTGAACGGATGTCGTTAATAAAATCTGCGCCATGCTCTAACGATTGTTTCATGACTTCGGCTTTACTGGTATCAATCGAAATCCACACATCCGAAACATCTCGAATCGCTTTAACTAAAGGGATAACACGGCGTAGTTCTTCTTCTAAGGAAACCTCTGCCGCCCCTGGTCTCGTTGATTCGCCACCAATATCAATAATCGTCGCGCCTGCCGCTACCATCGTATTAACTTGCGCCAATGCTGCCTCTAAATGCTGATATTTTCCACCATCGGAAAATGAATCCGGCGTAACATTTAAAATACCCATAATTTGTGGGCGTGAAAGGTCTAGGGTTTTCCCGTTTGAAGTCAATTTCATTAAACATTTACTCTCAATGTAAACACAGCCTCTGCGTAGAAAATGCAGTGAAAAGGATATGATTTGGAAAAGCAAAAAGCCCTGACTCTCATCAGGGCTTTGATACCGCTATTCTTGATTACGAGTCTTTTTTATCAGACTCATCATCTGCTGAAGTGGTTTGCTCCGCTTTAGGCTCAGAGGATTTCACTTCTGCTTTTGGTGCTGGTTCAGCTGGCTTAGCTTCGCTGTCCGTCCAACCTTGTGGCGCACGGATTGTTTCAGAGCGATTCATGAGGTCATCAATCTGCCCCGCATCAATCGTTTCATACTTCATCAATGCATCCTTCATTGCATGCATGATATCCATATTCTCTTCTAAGATCTTCTTAGCGCGATCATAGTTACGATCAATAATACTACGTACTTCTTGGTCAATCAGACGTGCAGTATCATCGGATACATGCTTAGTTTGCGTTACGCTACGACCAAGGAATACTTCCCCTTCATCTTCAGCATAAAGCAATGGACCAAGTTTTTCCGAGAAGCCCCACTGGGTAACCATTTTACGAGCAATATCTGTCGCGCGCTCAATATCGTTTGACGCACCTGTCGATACTTTATCGGCACCATAGATTAACTCTTCCGCTAAACGACCGCCGTATAAGCTAGAAATCATTGATTCTAAATGTTGACGAGACATACTCACGCGATCTTGCTCTGGTAAGTACATCGTCACACCAAGCGCTCGGCCACGAGGAATGATAGACACCTTGTAGACAGGATCATGCTCAGGAACGAGACGACCGACAATTGCGTGGCCTGCTTCATGGTAAGCCGTTGATGCTTTCGTTTCTTCCGACATCACCATAGAGCGGCGCTCTGCACCCATCATGATTTTGTCTTTCGCAAGCTCAAATTCAACCATAGAAACGTTACGCTTGTTACCACGTGCAGCAAATAATGCAGCCTCGTTCACAAGGTTGGCAAGATCAGCACCCGAGAAACCTGGCGTACCACGAGCAATCAGTGACGGCTCAACATTTTCAGCCAGTGGCACTTTACGCATGTGAACTTTTAAGATTTGCTCACGACCACGTACATCCGGCAAACCAACCACAACTTGGCGGTCAAAGCGTCCAGGACGTAGTAAAGCAGGGTCAAGTACGTCTGGGCGGTTAGTTGCCGCAATAACGATAATACCTTCGTTACCTTCAAAACCATCCATTTCAACCAGCATTTGGTTCAATGTTTGCTCACGTTCATCGTGACCACCACCAACACCCGCACCACGTTGGCGACCTACAGCATCAATCTCATCGATAAAGATAATACATGGTGAAGCTTTCTTCGCTTGCTCAAACATATCACGCACACGAGATGCACCGACACCAACGAACATTTCAACGAAGTCAGAACCTGAAATAGTAAAGAAAGGCACTTTGGCTTCACCGGCAATCGCTTTAGCCAGTAACGTTTTACCCGTACCAGGAGGACCTACCATCAATACGCCCGTTGGAATTTTGCCGCCCAGCTTTTGGAAACGACTTGGATCACGCAAGTAATCAACCAGCTCTTTTACGTCTTCTTTGGCTTCATCACAACCGGCAACATCAGCAAACGTCGTTTTGATTTGCTCTTCACTCATCATGCGTGCTTTGCTCTTACCAAACGACATGGCTCCTTTGCCACCGCCGCCTTGCATTTGTCGCATAAAGAAAATCCAGACCCCGATAAGCAAAATCATTGGGAACCATGAAATAAAGATAGTTCCTAGTAGACTTTGCTGCTCAGGTGGTGTGCCAGACACTTTTACGTTCTGGTTAATAAGATCGTCGAGAAGCTTATCATCATAAACTGGCATATAAGTTACATTGCGAGAATTATCAGTTCGAACAAAGGTAATTTCTCTATCCTTGAACTTCGCCTCACGAACTTGGCCTTGACCAACGTCTTTTACAAAGGAAGTGTAATCAATCGCTTTTCCGTTACTGTCTCCAGGCCCAAAGCTCTGGAAAACTGACATCAAAACTACGGCGATTACTAGCCATAAAATTAAATTTTTTGCCATGTCACTCAAGGTGTCAGCCTCTCGGTCACTAATAATTAAAAGTAGGTTACTACAGTTTATATCCTGTAGCTACGATATATACCTCACGAGAACGTGCGCGTGAAGAGTCTGGTTTACGAATTTTTACAGCTTTAAACATTTCCCGTACATCTTTGACGTACTGATCAAAGCCTTCGCCTTGGAATACCTTAACAACAAAACTACCATTGGGAGCTAGAACTTGTCGACACATATCCAAAGCCAATTCCACTAAATACATTGCTCTTGGTTGATCTACAGCCAGATTTCCG comes from the Vibrio gangliei genome and includes:
- the truB gene encoding tRNA pseudouridine(55) synthase TruB produces the protein MARRRRGRPIDGVLLLDKPTSISSNDALQKVKRIYFAEKAGHTGALDPLATGMLPICLGEATKFSQFLLDSDKRYRVIAKLGERTDTSDSDGEVVQTREVKVDRGLLERCIAKFRGTTDQIPSMFSALKYQGKPLYEYARQGIEVPRESRKITVFEINLIRFEGHEVEMEVHCSKGTYIRTIVDDLGEMLGCGAHVTYLRRIGVSHYPYEKMVTLEQLEALLEQAREQEIEPRELLDPLLLPMDTAVQDLPEVNMIPSVADFVQHGQPVQIAGAPSEGVVRMTMGEERTFIGVANIDDDGKVAPKRLVVFR
- the rbfA gene encoding 30S ribosome-binding factor RbfA: MSKEFSRAQRVAQQLQKELASILQRDVRDSRIGMVTISDVEVSRDLAYAKVFVTFLCVGDQTPESSLAALKEHEVAVRMALGKRIRLRLTPEVRFTYDNTLVEGMRMSNLVSEVVSKDNQRKKDAGREDEGEE
- the infB gene encoding translation initiation factor IF-2, with amino-acid sequence MTELTVKQLSDEIGTPVDHLVEQLADAGIKKTSTDSVTDAEKQQLLAHLKKGNGSADAEPTRLTLQRKTKSTLSVSAGGGKSKEVQVEVRKKRTYVKRSAIEEEAKREAEEQAAREAEEAAKRAAEEKAKQEAEAKAKAEAEAKAKREAEEKAKREADKAKAEEAKAASQRSPEEKAKHEAAKKEAEALKRRQEEEAQRKAEQEAQKLVEEARKLAEENAARWSEEEQKSKESEDSDYHVTTNKHAQDAEDEADRRSEANRRKKKKPAKKDKAEEERFGGNGRNARGRNNRKGKLAKPTSMQQGFDKNATVAKADVVIGETIVVSELANKMSVKGTEVIKTMMKMGAMATINQVIDQETAQLVAEEMGHKVILRKENELEEAVLSDRDNTSEAVPRAPVVTIMGHVDHGKTSTLDYIRRSRVASGEAGGITQHIGAYHVETDNGMITFLDTPGHAAFTSMRARGAQATDIVVLVVAADDGVMPQTIEAIQHAKAAEVPLIVAVNKIDKEDANPDNVKNELAQYDVIPEEWGGENMFVHISAKQGTNIDGLLEAILLQAEVLELKAVTDGMASGVVVESRLDKGRGPVATVLVQAGTLRKGDIVLCGQEYGRIRAMRDENGQDITEAGPSIPVEILGLSGVPTSGDEATVVRDERKAREVANYRQGKFRDVKLARQQKSKLENMFSNMEAGEVAELNVVLKADVQGSVEAIADSLRKLSTDEVKVNIVGSGVGGITETDAVLAAASNAIILGFNVRADASARRTVENENLDLRYYSIIYQLIDEVKQAMGGMLAPEFKQEIIGLAEVRDVFKSPKLGAIAGCMVTEGVIKRNNPIRVLRDNVVIYEGELESLRRFKDDVQEVRNGYECGIGVKNYNDVRAGDQIEVFEIVEVKRTLD
- the nusA gene encoding transcription termination factor NusA, with translation MNREILAVVEAVSNEKAVPRERIFEALEIALATATKKKSEHEIEVRVEIDRKTGDFETFRRWLVVEEVEFPTKEISLEAAKFDDESIELGDYVEDDIESVTFDRITTQTAKQVIVQKVREAERAQIVEQFIDNEGELVTGVVKKATRDAVIVDLGNNAESVILREDQLPRENLRPGDRIRGLLYAVKPEARGFQLFLTRSKPDMLIELFRIEVPEIGEELIELKAAARDPGSRAKIAVKTNDRRIDPVGACVGMRGARVQAVSGELGGERIDIVLWDDNPAQFVINAMAPADVASIIVDEDSHSMDIAVEADNLAQAIGRSGQNVRLASQLTGWELNVMTVEDLKKKHQEESGAAIENFMKHLDIEQDFAELLVEEGFSTLEEIAYVPVNELLEIDGLDEDIVEELRSRAKDALTTLALAQEESFEGLEPAEDLLALEGLEREMAFKLAAKGVVTLEDLADQGTDDLEGIEGLSEQRAGELIMAARNICWFGDEE
- the rimP gene encoding ribosome maturation factor RimP — its product is MTGLEKQLTELLEAPVAASGYELVGLEFIRAGEHSTLRIFIDHENGITVDDCAEVSRQVSAVMDVEDPITVAYNLEVSSPGLERPLFKPAHYEQFIGHDVNVVLKMAMNNRRKWKGIITAVDGEIITITVDGQEEQFALSNISKANLIPKF
- the secG gene encoding preprotein translocase subunit SecG, giving the protein MLTVLLVIYLLAALGVIGLVLIQQGKGADMGASFGAGASNTVFGSSGSGNFLTRSTAIFATVFFIISLVLGHMSTAKHESKFAAPSLSVEQKTDKNDSVATDEIPAPKSNDEIPQ
- the glmM gene encoding phosphoglucosamine mutase; protein product: MSERKYFGTDGVRGKVGQYPITPDFVLKLGWAAGRVLAKQGTKQVIIGKDTRISGYMLESALEAGLAAAGLKAILTGPMPTPAVAYLTQTFRAEAGIVISASHNPYYDNGIKFFSSEGTKLPDDIELAIEAELEKDIECVESAMLGKAKRMVDAAGRYIEFCKSTFPNELSLKGLKIVLDCAHGATYHIAPSVFTELGADVIAIGCEPNGTNINAEVGATDVRALQAKVIEEKADLGLAFDGDGDRIIMVDELGNKVDGDQIAYIIARDALRRGELKGGVVGTLMTNLGMENGLKQLGIPFVRAKVGDRYVMEQLLEKGWKIGAENSGHVILLDKVTTGDAIVAALQVLASVVGSKLSLNALASGMTLYPQVLVNVRFSGDIDPLQNPAVLDSVAQVESELGNKGRVLLRKSGTEPLIRVMVEGEDAQLVESSAHAIADKVKENC
- the folP gene encoding dihydropteroate synthase translates to MKLTSNGKTLDLSRPQIMGILNVTPDSFSDGGKYQHLEAALAQVNTMVAAGATIIDIGGESTRPGAAEVSLEEELRRVIPLVKAIRDVSDVWISIDTSKAEVMKQSLEHGADFINDIRSLSEPGALDVVAEYGVPVCIMHMQGQPKNMQDNPDYQDVLNDVDAFLTRRIEECVAAGIDRENIIIDPGFGFGKTVEHNYQLLAHLEHFHHYKLPILAGMSRKSMVSNALNKPTKECVVGSVICATIAAQKGAQILRVHDVVETQDAMRILEMVASNQ
- the ftsH gene encoding ATP-dependent zinc metalloprotease FtsH, whose amino-acid sequence is MAKNLILWLVIAVVLMSVFQSFGPGDSNGKAIDYTSFVKDVGQGQVREAKFKDREITFVRTDNSRNVTYMPVYDDKLLDDLINQNVKVSGTPPEQQSLLGTIFISWFPMILLIGVWIFFMRQMQGGGGKGAMSFGKSKARMMSEEQIKTTFADVAGCDEAKEDVKELVDYLRDPSRFQKLGGKIPTGVLMVGPPGTGKTLLAKAIAGEAKVPFFTISGSDFVEMFVGVGASRVRDMFEQAKKASPCIIFIDEIDAVGRQRGAGVGGGHDEREQTLNQMLVEMDGFEGNEGIIVIAATNRPDVLDPALLRPGRFDRQVVVGLPDVRGREQILKVHMRKVPLAENVEPSLIARGTPGFSGADLANLVNEAALFAARGNKRNVSMVEFELAKDKIMMGAERRSMVMSEETKASTAYHEAGHAIVGRLVPEHDPVYKVSIIPRGRALGVTMYLPEQDRVSMSRQHLESMISSLYGGRLAEELIYGADKVSTGASNDIERATDIARKMVTQWGFSEKLGPLLYAEDEGEVFLGRSVTQTKHVSDDTARLIDQEVRSIIDRNYDRAKKILEENMDIMHAMKDALMKYETIDAGQIDDLMNRSETIRAPQGWTDSEAKPAEPAPKAEVKSSEPKAEQTTSADDESDKKDS